One genomic region from Syngnathus typhle isolate RoL2023-S1 ecotype Sweden linkage group LG17, RoL_Styp_1.0, whole genome shotgun sequence encodes:
- the si:ch211-120g10.1 gene encoding E3 ubiquitin-protein ligase TRIM21 — MLQCFHFMVEPIKNIAVQVKASNVKSKKKKMTDNLDEDQLLIIQLARDLGRVCQDSSVLELIWNQHEIWPTPLCWFFILEWASMFEKKERALQTDGWPETDCDKKCDLSEQQDMQKAKLGLLEWMKVLRAQPEQSIQPGETVANILEDLRSAWRWGRVPNLLSAMELLMWTVMLQDSEKDIIPQKWLIWKQKTEIGALSYVPQPVWDWITNAAVEVTLNQDTANPDLLISGDDKRMRCGFERKDIPNYHQRFDGWWCAVGLVGYESGRHYWEAEVGERDWRLGVAKESALRKGFKSLNTDTGYLTLRLERGTELKALTVPFTALPAGLIPRKVGIYLDYEGGQLSFYDVDRRAHIYTYNERFHEKLFPLFGTVEIINDLVIRTLDANPQCLCATSCLWG, encoded by the exons ATGTTGCAATGCTTTCACTTCATGGTGGAACCTATCAAAAACATCGCCGTTCAAGTAAAG GCATCAAATGTGAAATCTAAGAAAAAGAAGATGACGGACAACTTGGATGAAGACCAGCTATTGATTATTCAACTGGCGAGAGATCTTGGTCGAGTATGCCAG GATTCATCAGTCCTGGAGCTCATCTGGAACCAGCATGAGATCTGGCCAACTCCTCTCTGCTGGTTCTTTATTCTTGAGTGGGCTTCTATGTTTGAAAAAAAG GAGAGGGCCTTGCAGACCGATGGCTGGCCAGAAACTGATTGTGACAAAAAGTGTGATCTCTCTGAGCAGCAGGACATGCAGAAGGCCAAGTTAGGCCTCCTTGAATGGATGAAAGTACTGAGAGCTCAGCCTGAG CAAAGCATTCAGCCTGGAGAAACAGTGGCAAACATCCTAGAGGACTTAAGATCAGCCTGGCGTTGGGGCCGTGTGCCAAACCTTCTGAGTGCCATGGAGCTACTCATGTGGACTGTGATGCTGCAGGATTCAGAAAAG GATATCATACCGCAGAAGTGGTTGATCTGGAAGCAGAAAACAGAAATTG GTGCTCTGTCTTACGTTCCTCAGCCAG tGTGGGATTGGATCACAAACGCTGCAG TCGAAGTGACTCTGAACCAAGATACAGCCAATCCTGATCTTCTCATCTCTGGTGATGATAAGAGGATGCGTTGTGGATTTGAGAGGAAAGATATTCCCAACTACCACCAGCGCTTTGATGGCTGGTGGTGCGCTGTTGGTTTGGTAGGCTATGAATCGGGCCGCCATTACTGGGAGGCGGAGGTGGGTGAGCGAGACTGGCGGCTGGGCGTGGCCAAGGAGTCCGCTCTTAGGAAAGGCTTCAAGTCCCTCAACACCGACACGGGTTATCTGACCCTGCGTTTGGAGAGAGGCACTGAGCTTAAGGCACTCACCGTGCCCTTCACTGCACTGCCGGCGGGCCTCATCCCTCGAAAAGTGGGTATCTACCTCGACTACGAAGGCGGCCAGCTGTCCTTCTATGACGTGGACCGGCGTGCCCACATCTATACTTATAATGAGCGCTTCCATGAGAAGCTCTTCCCACTGTTTGGCACAGTGGAGATCATTAATGATCTGGTGATAAGGACCCTTGACGCCAATCCCCAATGTCTCTGCGCCACATCCTGCCTGTGGGGTTGA
- the recql5 gene encoding ATP-dependent DNA helicase Q5 isoform X2, with product METRATTITLKQALNTHFGFDGFRSKVQENVINAVIRGDRDVFVCMPTGAGKSLCFQLPAVLAPGITLVISPLIALIQDQVDHLRALNIPACSINSKLAVEMVASPSFQPYLTDLCSRGLLSYLAVDEAHCVSQWGHDFRPDYLKLGELRARLPGIPCIALTATAPKKVQEDIAQSLKLHQPLSFTTPVFRSNLHYDVIFSEILPKPYDHLHAFIKKALGGGVSKAQGCGIVYCRTREGCETVAYQLTKLGVLAKPYHAGLKPGDRTEAQADWMAGKVVVIVATISFGMGVDKANVRFVAHWNLAKSMASYYQESGRAGRDGLPSLCRIYYSRKDKDQILFLINQEVTRKRNKRGYAKESDNTAIADFDAMVRFCEQESCRHATISKFFGDQPPDCAGACDYCSNPKGVRAQLEAAYSTSIAAPSKEPKKPFGFDQELYGGGRKGYGFERYDEIAETVNDDDDKRKKEFSDLFRKQMSIRKGHGKGNDDFIPPDADCPLKEANSQRIPKLPVKAREHCLTLLQEALYDHQGADDSFGGLSLAVDIEHEVFKRSKSSNLYKAAILKKVSELKKAPAVRDVEKTIVGSETTLKQEDKASTSFSGDLHGFKSASEVYSMKRKRVGAGYTGSSNPLAEKQQPRGSAADNASVQETPNGGSVGGIQRSLLSNRCDKPSPVTSSIRARTNSADSASLSSPTKRTWSKKQQKLEEAAKHSHSISHYFAKSQTIKESQEVETSIVISDEDLDPQQNSPEGGAIEPVIGDVMPAQSRLGVIVIDEFSDEQTLQLNPLGHNTTEEHNAAATQEAHAEEAIPEQPPPAKRSRLVDKSDVRKRTVKEPTETVTLKEAADVVVRYLDPFYTRGKFASKDLFKSFARYLSHLLAEGGTLKKGQVKTEAKSLIKHFFCKVKRCESEADWKHLKRPDYCKNSANQQRL from the exons ATGGAGACGCGAGCCACGACAATAACATTAAAACAAGCTTTAAATACCCATTTTGGGTTCGACGGCTTCAGGTCTAAAGTGCAGGAAAATGTTATCAATGCAGTTATTCGAG GCGACAgggatgtgtttgtgtgcatgccgACTGGGGCAGGAAAGTCCCTGTGTTTCCAGTTACCTGCTGTATTGGCTCCAGGCATCACTCTGGTTATCTCACCTTTAATTGCTCTTATTCAG GATCAAGTGGATCACTTGAGAGCTCTAAACATCCCTGCTTGCTCCATCAACTCTAAGCTCGCAGTAG AGATGGTAGCTTCTCCATCATTCCAGCCTTACCTGACTGACCTGTGCTCCCGGGGCTTGCTGTCCTACCTGGCAGTGGATGAGGCTCACTGCGTCTCCCAATGGGGTCATGATTTCAGACCAGACTACCTCAAACTGGGCGAACTGCGTGCTCGCTTGCCAGGCATTCCCTGCATAGCGCTTACAGCAACAGCTCCTAAAAAGGTCCAAGAGGACATTGCTCAGTCCCTGAAGCTGCATCAGCCGCTGTCTTTTACAACGCCAGTTTTTCGCAGTAATTTGCACTATGACGTCATCTTCAGTGAGATTCTTCCGAAACCCTATGATCATCTCCATGCTTTCATTAAAAAGGCACTTGGTGGTGGTGTCTCAAAAGCACAG GGTTGTGGTATTGTCTACTGTCGGACAAGAGAAGGTTGTGAAACTGTAGCCTACCAGCTTACCAAACTCGGTGTCCTGGCAAAGCCTTATCATGCTG gtcTGAAGCCAGGAGATCGTACAGAGGCCCAGGCTGACTGGATGGCTGGAAAAGTGGTGGTTATTGTAGCCACCATCAGTTTTGGTATGGGTGTTGACAAGGCCAATGTAAG GTTTGTCGCCCATTGGAACCTGGCAAAATCCATGGCCAGCTACTACCAAGAATCTGGACGAGCAGGCAGAGATGGACTGCCGTCCCTTTGTCGCATTTACTACTCCCGGAAAGATAAGGATCAAATTCTGTTCCTCATCAATCAGGAGGTGACACGGAAAAGG AACAAACGAGGTTATGCAAAGGAATCCGACAACACGGCCATAGCAGACTTCGACGCCATGGTTCGTTTTTGTGAGCAGGAAAG TTGCCGCCATGCTACCATTTCCAAATTTTTCGGGGACCAGCCGCCGGACTGCGCGGGTGCTTGCGACTATTGCTCCAACCCGAAAGGCGTGCGAGCTCAGCTGGAAGCGGCTTACAGCACCAGCATCGCCGCTCCGAGCAAAGAACCAAAGAAACCGTTCGGGTTCGATCAAGAGCTTTACggaggaggaaggaagggatATGGCTTTGAGAG GTATGACGAAATCGCTGAAACCGTTaatgacgacgacgacaagaGGAAAAAGGAATTCTCTGATCTCTTCAGGAAGCAGATGAGCATAAGGAAG ggaCATGGCAAAGGGAACGATGACTTTATTCCTCCag ATGCCGACTGCCCACTGAAAGAGGCAAACAGTCAGCGGATCCCCAAGCTCCCCGTAAAG GCTAGAGAGCACTGCCTGACACTCTTGCAAGAGGCACTGTAtgaccaccagggggcagaCGACTCTTTTGG TGGTCTGTCTTTAGCTGTGGATATTGAACATGAGGTGTTCAAGAGAAGCAAGTCGTCTAACTTGTACAAAGCGGCAATACTAAAGAAG GTGTCCGAGTTGAAGAAAGCACCAGCCGTAAGAGACGTGGAGAAGACCATCGTTGGTAGCGAGACCACGCTAAAACAGGAAGACAAAGCTTCTACTTCCTTTTCCGGAGACCTGCATGGGTTCAAATCTGCATCGGAAGTCTACTCA ATGAAGCGAAAGAGAGTTGGAGCAGGTTATACTGGCTCATCCAACCCACTAGCTGAAAAACAACAGCCGAGAGGCTCGGCGGCGGACAACGCGTCTGTCCAGGAAACACCAAACGGTGGCTCAGTTGGAGGGATTCAACGGAGTCTGCTCAGCAATCGGTGTGACAAACCATCGCCTGTGACGTCATCCATCCGAGCGAGGACAAACTCCGCCGACTCTGCCTCCTTGAGCAGCCCCACAAAGAGAACCTGGAGCAAGAAGCAGCAGAAACTGGAGGAAGCTGCAAAACATTCTCACAGCATTTCTCACTATTTTGCCAAGTCTCAAACAATTAAGGAAAGCCAAGAGGTGGAGACCAGTATCGTGATTTCAGATGAAGACCTTGACCCACAGCAGAACTCTCCTGAAGGTGGTGCTATTGAGCCAGTTATTGGGGATGTGATGCCAGCACAGAGCAGACTTGGAGTCATAGTCATAGATGAATTCAGTGATGAACAAACGTTGCAACTGAATCCACTCGGACATAACACAACAGAAGAGCACAACGCAGCCGCGACACAAGAG GCCCACGCTGAAGAAGCAATACCAGAGCAGCCTCCTCCGGCAAAACGAAGCCGTCTGGTGGACAAGAGCGACGTGCGGAAGAGAACCGTGAAGGAGCCAACGGAGACTGTGACGCTGAAAGAGGCGGCTGACGTGGTGGTCCGCTACTTGGACCCTTTTTACACTCGGGGGAAGTTTGCCAGCAAG GACCTCTTCAAGTCCTTCGCTCGCTATTTGTCCCACCTTCTTGCAGAGGGGGGGACTCTTAAAAAGGGACAAG TGAAAACAGAAGCGAAGTCTCTCATCAAGCACTTCTTCTGCAAGGTGAAACGCTGCGAGAGTGAAGCGGACTGGAAACATCTTAAAAGACCGGACTACTGTAAAAACTCAGCTAATCAGCAACGACTATGA
- the recql5 gene encoding ATP-dependent DNA helicase Q5 isoform X1, with product METRATTITLKQALNTHFGFDGFRSKVQENVINAVIRGDRDVFVCMPTGAGKSLCFQLPAVLAPGITLVISPLIALIQDQVDHLRALNIPACSINSKLAVGERRLILTDLQSANPKLKLLYITPEMVASPSFQPYLTDLCSRGLLSYLAVDEAHCVSQWGHDFRPDYLKLGELRARLPGIPCIALTATAPKKVQEDIAQSLKLHQPLSFTTPVFRSNLHYDVIFSEILPKPYDHLHAFIKKALGGGVSKAQGCGIVYCRTREGCETVAYQLTKLGVLAKPYHAGLKPGDRTEAQADWMAGKVVVIVATISFGMGVDKANVRFVAHWNLAKSMASYYQESGRAGRDGLPSLCRIYYSRKDKDQILFLINQEVTRKRNKRGYAKESDNTAIADFDAMVRFCEQESCRHATISKFFGDQPPDCAGACDYCSNPKGVRAQLEAAYSTSIAAPSKEPKKPFGFDQELYGGGRKGYGFERYDEIAETVNDDDDKRKKEFSDLFRKQMSIRKGHGKGNDDFIPPDADCPLKEANSQRIPKLPVKAREHCLTLLQEALYDHQGADDSFGGLSLAVDIEHEVFKRSKSSNLYKAAILKKVSELKKAPAVRDVEKTIVGSETTLKQEDKASTSFSGDLHGFKSASEVYSMKRKRVGAGYTGSSNPLAEKQQPRGSAADNASVQETPNGGSVGGIQRSLLSNRCDKPSPVTSSIRARTNSADSASLSSPTKRTWSKKQQKLEEAAKHSHSISHYFAKSQTIKESQEVETSIVISDEDLDPQQNSPEGGAIEPVIGDVMPAQSRLGVIVIDEFSDEQTLQLNPLGHNTTEEHNAAATQEAHAEEAIPEQPPPAKRSRLVDKSDVRKRTVKEPTETVTLKEAADVVVRYLDPFYTRGKFASKDLFKSFARYLSHLLAEGGTLKKGQVKTEAKSLIKHFFCKVKRCESEADWKHLKRPDYCKNSANQQRL from the exons ATGGAGACGCGAGCCACGACAATAACATTAAAACAAGCTTTAAATACCCATTTTGGGTTCGACGGCTTCAGGTCTAAAGTGCAGGAAAATGTTATCAATGCAGTTATTCGAG GCGACAgggatgtgtttgtgtgcatgccgACTGGGGCAGGAAAGTCCCTGTGTTTCCAGTTACCTGCTGTATTGGCTCCAGGCATCACTCTGGTTATCTCACCTTTAATTGCTCTTATTCAG GATCAAGTGGATCACTTGAGAGCTCTAAACATCCCTGCTTGCTCCATCAACTCTAAGCTCGCAGTAGGTGAGCGTCGGTTGATTCTTACCGATTTGCAAAGTGCAAACCCAAAGCTCAAGCTACTCTACATTACACCAGAGATGGTAGCTTCTCCATCATTCCAGCCTTACCTGACTGACCTGTGCTCCCGGGGCTTGCTGTCCTACCTGGCAGTGGATGAGGCTCACTGCGTCTCCCAATGGGGTCATGATTTCAGACCAGACTACCTCAAACTGGGCGAACTGCGTGCTCGCTTGCCAGGCATTCCCTGCATAGCGCTTACAGCAACAGCTCCTAAAAAGGTCCAAGAGGACATTGCTCAGTCCCTGAAGCTGCATCAGCCGCTGTCTTTTACAACGCCAGTTTTTCGCAGTAATTTGCACTATGACGTCATCTTCAGTGAGATTCTTCCGAAACCCTATGATCATCTCCATGCTTTCATTAAAAAGGCACTTGGTGGTGGTGTCTCAAAAGCACAG GGTTGTGGTATTGTCTACTGTCGGACAAGAGAAGGTTGTGAAACTGTAGCCTACCAGCTTACCAAACTCGGTGTCCTGGCAAAGCCTTATCATGCTG gtcTGAAGCCAGGAGATCGTACAGAGGCCCAGGCTGACTGGATGGCTGGAAAAGTGGTGGTTATTGTAGCCACCATCAGTTTTGGTATGGGTGTTGACAAGGCCAATGTAAG GTTTGTCGCCCATTGGAACCTGGCAAAATCCATGGCCAGCTACTACCAAGAATCTGGACGAGCAGGCAGAGATGGACTGCCGTCCCTTTGTCGCATTTACTACTCCCGGAAAGATAAGGATCAAATTCTGTTCCTCATCAATCAGGAGGTGACACGGAAAAGG AACAAACGAGGTTATGCAAAGGAATCCGACAACACGGCCATAGCAGACTTCGACGCCATGGTTCGTTTTTGTGAGCAGGAAAG TTGCCGCCATGCTACCATTTCCAAATTTTTCGGGGACCAGCCGCCGGACTGCGCGGGTGCTTGCGACTATTGCTCCAACCCGAAAGGCGTGCGAGCTCAGCTGGAAGCGGCTTACAGCACCAGCATCGCCGCTCCGAGCAAAGAACCAAAGAAACCGTTCGGGTTCGATCAAGAGCTTTACggaggaggaaggaagggatATGGCTTTGAGAG GTATGACGAAATCGCTGAAACCGTTaatgacgacgacgacaagaGGAAAAAGGAATTCTCTGATCTCTTCAGGAAGCAGATGAGCATAAGGAAG ggaCATGGCAAAGGGAACGATGACTTTATTCCTCCag ATGCCGACTGCCCACTGAAAGAGGCAAACAGTCAGCGGATCCCCAAGCTCCCCGTAAAG GCTAGAGAGCACTGCCTGACACTCTTGCAAGAGGCACTGTAtgaccaccagggggcagaCGACTCTTTTGG TGGTCTGTCTTTAGCTGTGGATATTGAACATGAGGTGTTCAAGAGAAGCAAGTCGTCTAACTTGTACAAAGCGGCAATACTAAAGAAG GTGTCCGAGTTGAAGAAAGCACCAGCCGTAAGAGACGTGGAGAAGACCATCGTTGGTAGCGAGACCACGCTAAAACAGGAAGACAAAGCTTCTACTTCCTTTTCCGGAGACCTGCATGGGTTCAAATCTGCATCGGAAGTCTACTCA ATGAAGCGAAAGAGAGTTGGAGCAGGTTATACTGGCTCATCCAACCCACTAGCTGAAAAACAACAGCCGAGAGGCTCGGCGGCGGACAACGCGTCTGTCCAGGAAACACCAAACGGTGGCTCAGTTGGAGGGATTCAACGGAGTCTGCTCAGCAATCGGTGTGACAAACCATCGCCTGTGACGTCATCCATCCGAGCGAGGACAAACTCCGCCGACTCTGCCTCCTTGAGCAGCCCCACAAAGAGAACCTGGAGCAAGAAGCAGCAGAAACTGGAGGAAGCTGCAAAACATTCTCACAGCATTTCTCACTATTTTGCCAAGTCTCAAACAATTAAGGAAAGCCAAGAGGTGGAGACCAGTATCGTGATTTCAGATGAAGACCTTGACCCACAGCAGAACTCTCCTGAAGGTGGTGCTATTGAGCCAGTTATTGGGGATGTGATGCCAGCACAGAGCAGACTTGGAGTCATAGTCATAGATGAATTCAGTGATGAACAAACGTTGCAACTGAATCCACTCGGACATAACACAACAGAAGAGCACAACGCAGCCGCGACACAAGAG GCCCACGCTGAAGAAGCAATACCAGAGCAGCCTCCTCCGGCAAAACGAAGCCGTCTGGTGGACAAGAGCGACGTGCGGAAGAGAACCGTGAAGGAGCCAACGGAGACTGTGACGCTGAAAGAGGCGGCTGACGTGGTGGTCCGCTACTTGGACCCTTTTTACACTCGGGGGAAGTTTGCCAGCAAG GACCTCTTCAAGTCCTTCGCTCGCTATTTGTCCCACCTTCTTGCAGAGGGGGGGACTCTTAAAAAGGGACAAG TGAAAACAGAAGCGAAGTCTCTCATCAAGCACTTCTTCTGCAAGGTGAAACGCTGCGAGAGTGAAGCGGACTGGAAACATCTTAAAAGACCGGACTACTGTAAAAACTCAGCTAATCAGCAACGACTATGA